A genomic window from Flavobacterium johnsoniae includes:
- a CDS encoding M14 family metallopeptidase — MKLFTFLFSLFTITLFAQNNKKYDTFFEKGNGNQSATYQETIAYFKMLANDFPTIQMKEMGLTDSGEPLHMVTFNPDKEFDFDKIQKTKAVLFVNNGIHAGEPDGIDATMQFYRDLATGKMKAPKNTVLVTIPVYNIGGALNRNSTTRANQDGPEIYGFRGNARNYDLNRDLMKSDTRNTKSFVEIFQKINADVFIDNHVSNGSDYQYKLTYIMTQHNKLGTVLGDFMNDEMMPALVKDLQKKKIETTPYVDSFKDTPDKGFGQFVDSPRYTTGYTSLFNTIGFVVETHMLKKYAERVKMTYEYMKSTLDFTDANYQKIKDLRVKNLEQYQPKKSYNLKWELDSTKATTFSFLGYEAGYKKSEATTGNRLYYDRSKPYKKDVPYIKEFKSVKEVVIPTAYIVPKGYWNIIDLLKNNNISFKQIKNDTIIEVESYRITDFKTVPSAYEGHYLHRNTTVTSKIVKMAFVKGDYIVTTNQKGIKYLLEAFEPEGVDSFFNWNFFDPILQQKEHYSEYIFEDTAANLLKENPTLKAELEAKKQSDPAFAKNPEAQLDWIYKHSVYYEKAHMQYPVYRVL; from the coding sequence ATGAAACTTTTTACATTTCTCTTTTCACTTTTCACGATAACTCTTTTCGCTCAAAACAATAAAAAATACGACACGTTTTTTGAGAAAGGAAACGGAAATCAATCGGCAACTTATCAGGAAACTATTGCTTATTTTAAAATGCTAGCGAATGATTTTCCAACTATTCAAATGAAAGAAATGGGTTTGACAGATTCTGGAGAACCTTTACATATGGTAACTTTTAACCCAGACAAAGAATTTGATTTTGACAAAATACAAAAAACCAAAGCGGTTTTATTCGTTAATAACGGAATTCATGCTGGAGAACCTGACGGAATCGACGCAACTATGCAATTTTACCGAGATTTGGCAACAGGAAAAATGAAAGCTCCTAAAAATACTGTTTTGGTTACGATTCCTGTTTATAATATTGGCGGAGCTTTGAACCGAAATTCGACAACGCGTGCCAATCAGGACGGACCAGAAATTTACGGTTTTAGAGGAAATGCAAGAAATTACGATTTGAATCGTGATTTGATGAAATCGGATACGAGAAATACAAAAAGTTTTGTCGAGATTTTCCAAAAGATAAACGCTGATGTTTTTATCGATAATCACGTTAGTAACGGTTCTGATTATCAATACAAACTAACTTATATTATGACACAACATAATAAACTCGGAACGGTTTTGGGCGATTTTATGAACGACGAAATGATGCCCGCTTTGGTAAAAGATCTTCAGAAAAAGAAAATCGAAACTACGCCTTATGTCGATTCTTTTAAAGATACGCCAGACAAAGGTTTTGGGCAGTTTGTTGATAGTCCTAGATATACTACGGGTTACACTTCTCTATTTAATACGATTGGTTTTGTGGTCGAAACGCATATGTTGAAAAAATATGCCGAACGTGTAAAAATGACCTACGAATACATGAAATCGACTTTGGATTTTACCGATGCCAATTATCAAAAGATAAAAGATTTGAGAGTAAAAAATTTAGAGCAATATCAGCCTAAGAAATCATACAATTTAAAATGGGAATTGGACAGCACAAAAGCGACTACTTTTTCATTTTTAGGTTATGAAGCGGGTTACAAAAAAAGCGAAGCAACAACAGGAAATCGTTTGTATTATGACCGAAGCAAACCTTATAAAAAAGACGTTCCGTACATCAAAGAATTTAAATCGGTTAAAGAAGTTGTGATTCCGACGGCTTATATTGTTCCGAAAGGTTATTGGAATATTATTGATCTTTTGAAAAACAACAATATCTCGTTTAAACAAATTAAAAACGATACAATTATAGAAGTTGAAAGTTATAGAATTACCGATTTTAAAACCGTTCCGTCTGCTTACGAAGGACATTATTTACACCGAAATACAACCGTAACTTCTAAAATCGTTAAAATGGCTTTTGTTAAAGGAGATTACATTGTGACAACGAACCAAAAAGGTATAAAATATCTTTTAGAAGCTTTTGAACCAGAAGGCGTTGATTCGTTCTTTAACTGGAATTTCTTTGATCCAATTTTACAGCAGAAAGAACATTATTCTGAATATATTTTTGAAGATACTGCGGCAAATCTTTTAAAAGAAAATCCAACTTTAAAAGCAGAATTAGAAGCTAAAAAACAATCTGATCCAGCTTTCGCTAAAAATCCTGAAGCGCAATTAGATTGGATTTACAAGCATTCTGTTTATTATGAAAAGGCACATATGCAGTATCCTGTTTATCGAGTTTTGTAG
- the ftsH gene encoding ATP-dependent zinc metalloprotease FtsH has translation MAKDNNPNPNKFKISPWLIYTAILLVFLFISFATGGSSLSEPAQLTSSKFNTLLEKGQIEKVIVFNKAEADVYLNAAALKDPANKKVAEDIFKQPNKGPHYTLDQIGSDQIFQTKLEKAVSEGKLKDYNFLQKNNWSDILISLLPIIIIVGVWIFIMRKMSGGGAGGGGQIFNIGKSKAKLFDEKTDIKTTFKDVAGLEGAKEEIQEIVEFLKNPEKYTNLGGKIPKGALLVGPPGTGKTLLAKAVAGEAQVPFFSLSGSDFVEMFVGVGASRVRDLFKQAKEKSPAIIFIDEIDAVGRARGKSNMSGGNDERENTLNQLLTEMDGFGTNSNVIVLAATNRADVLDKALMRAGRFDRQIFVDLPDIRERAEIFKVHLAPIKKVEGLDLDFLAKQTPGFSGADIANVCNEAALIAARNNKPAVDRQDFLDAVDRIIGGLEKKNKIITPEEKRAIAIHEAGHATVSWMLEHAAPLIKVTIVPRGQSLGAAWYLPEERQIVRTDQMLDEMCATMGGRAAEKVTFDRISTGALSDLEKVTRQARAMVTIYGLNDKIGNVTYYDSSGQSEYSFSKPYSDETAKIIDAEISELIEGQYQRAIQILEENKDKLNQLADILIEKEVIFKDDLENIFGKRTFDKNLEEVVS, from the coding sequence ATGGCTAAAGATAATAATCCAAATCCGAATAAATTTAAAATAAGTCCTTGGTTAATATATACCGCAATACTTTTAGTTTTTTTATTCATAAGTTTTGCCACAGGAGGATCAAGCTTAAGCGAACCTGCTCAATTAACTTCTTCTAAATTCAATACGCTTTTAGAAAAAGGTCAGATTGAAAAAGTTATTGTTTTCAATAAAGCTGAAGCTGATGTATATTTAAATGCTGCGGCTCTTAAAGACCCGGCAAACAAAAAAGTTGCTGAAGATATTTTCAAACAGCCTAACAAAGGACCTCATTATACTCTTGATCAAATTGGTAGCGACCAAATTTTTCAGACTAAATTAGAAAAAGCGGTTAGCGAGGGCAAACTAAAAGATTATAACTTCCTTCAGAAAAATAACTGGAGTGATATTTTAATCAGCTTACTTCCTATTATCATCATTGTTGGTGTATGGATTTTCATTATGCGTAAAATGTCTGGCGGAGGCGCTGGAGGTGGCGGACAGATTTTCAATATCGGGAAATCTAAAGCTAAATTGTTTGATGAAAAAACAGATATTAAAACAACTTTTAAAGATGTTGCAGGTTTAGAAGGCGCTAAAGAAGAAATTCAAGAAATTGTTGAATTCCTTAAAAACCCAGAAAAATACACGAATCTTGGAGGTAAAATCCCAAAAGGAGCTTTACTTGTAGGACCTCCTGGAACAGGTAAAACTTTATTAGCAAAAGCTGTTGCTGGTGAAGCTCAAGTACCTTTCTTCTCATTATCAGGTTCTGATTTCGTAGAAATGTTCGTTGGAGTTGGAGCTTCACGTGTTCGTGACCTATTCAAACAAGCAAAAGAAAAATCTCCTGCTATTATCTTCATCGACGAAATTGATGCTGTTGGTAGAGCGAGAGGAAAAAGCAATATGTCTGGCGGAAATGACGAAAGAGAAAATACTTTGAACCAATTACTAACAGAAATGGACGGTTTTGGAACAAATTCTAACGTAATCGTTTTGGCTGCAACAAATAGAGCTGACGTACTTGATAAAGCTTTAATGCGTGCAGGACGTTTTGACAGACAAATTTTTGTTGACTTACCAGACATTCGCGAAAGAGCTGAAATTTTTAAAGTTCACTTAGCTCCTATCAAAAAAGTTGAAGGTCTTGACTTAGATTTCTTAGCAAAACAAACTCCGGGTTTCTCTGGTGCTGATATTGCCAACGTTTGCAATGAAGCTGCTTTAATTGCTGCACGTAATAACAAACCAGCAGTAGACAGACAAGATTTCCTTGACGCTGTTGATAGAATTATCGGTGGTTTAGAAAAGAAAAACAAAATCATTACTCCAGAAGAGAAAAGAGCAATTGCGATTCACGAAGCGGGTCACGCGACTGTAAGCTGGATGTTAGAGCACGCTGCACCACTTATTAAAGTAACAATCGTTCCTCGAGGGCAAAGTTTAGGAGCTGCATGGTATTTGCCAGAAGAAAGACAAATCGTTAGAACAGATCAAATGTTAGACGAAATGTGCGCTACAATGGGCGGAAGAGCTGCTGAAAAAGTAACTTTTGACAGAATTTCAACTGGTGCTTTAAGTGATTTAGAAAAAGTTACACGTCAAGCTCGTGCAATGGTAACTATTTACGGATTGAACGATAAAATTGGAAACGTTACTTATTACGATTCAAGCGGACAAAGTGAATACAGTTTTTCTAAACCTTATTCTGACGAGACTGCAAAAATTATCGATGCTGAAATTTCAGAATTAATTGAAGGTCAATATCAAAGAGCAATTCAAATTTTAGAAGAAAACAAAGACAAACTGAATCAACTTGCTGATATTCTGATTGAAAAAGAAGTTATCTTTAAAGATGATTTAGAAAATATTTTCGGAAAACGTACTTTTGATAAAAATTTAGAAGAAGTAGTTTCATAA
- a CDS encoding biotin--[acetyl-CoA-carboxylase] ligase, translated as MKLIKLDAIDSTNDFLKALSSQDELENFTTVTAENQTKGKGQVGGVWKTEAGKNLTMSVLVKDFLFNNEEVFNLSLLVSLSVAEVLKSLNIPNICIKWPNDILSYNKKLVGILIENTLKSDGRIVSVVGIGINVNQTDFSELPTASSISVISGKPFDKEKLAVLIVEKLKEKVQLWKTSSEKFWNDYLNLLFKKGIPTAFRDTNNQDFMGIIQGVSPIGKLQVLLENDSVAEFEIKEVKMLY; from the coding sequence ATGAAACTAATCAAACTCGATGCCATAGATTCTACAAATGACTTTCTAAAGGCTTTATCAAGTCAGGATGAACTGGAGAATTTTACAACGGTAACAGCTGAAAATCAGACAAAAGGAAAAGGACAAGTTGGTGGAGTATGGAAGACAGAAGCTGGTAAAAACTTAACTATGAGCGTTTTGGTTAAAGATTTTCTCTTTAATAATGAAGAAGTTTTCAATTTAAGCCTGCTTGTATCATTATCGGTTGCAGAGGTTTTAAAATCGTTAAATATTCCTAATATTTGCATTAAATGGCCAAACGACATTCTGTCATACAATAAGAAGTTGGTTGGCATATTAATCGAAAATACCTTAAAAAGTGATGGCAGGATCGTGTCAGTTGTTGGAATCGGAATTAATGTTAACCAAACCGATTTTAGCGAACTGCCGACAGCTTCTTCCATTTCTGTAATTTCAGGAAAACCTTTTGATAAAGAAAAATTAGCGGTTTTAATCGTCGAAAAATTAAAAGAGAAAGTTCAATTATGGAAAACTTCATCTGAGAAGTTTTGGAATGATTATTTAAATTTATTGTTTAAAAAGGGAATTCCAACTGCATTTAGAGATACAAACAACCAAGATTTTATGGGAATCATTCAAGGTGTTTCACCAATTGGAAAACTCCAAGTTTTATTAGAAAATGATTCTGTTGCAGAATTTGAGATTAAGGAAGTTAAAATGCTTTATTGA
- a CDS encoding SRPBCC family protein has protein sequence MNLESPKVTVQKSAQDLFDQLTDVKNFEKLMPDNIAKFEVTGEDAFIFGLKGMPEIKLKMKEKTAPNKIVLGAASDKLPFTLTSNIDTISDSESAVQLFFEGEFNAMMAMMVKGPISKFIETLANNMKKL, from the coding sequence ATGAACTTAGAAAGTCCAAAAGTTACTGTTCAGAAATCAGCTCAAGATTTATTTGATCAATTGACTGATGTTAAGAATTTTGAAAAATTAATGCCAGATAATATCGCTAAATTTGAAGTGACTGGCGAAGACGCTTTTATTTTTGGATTGAAAGGAATGCCTGAAATCAAATTGAAAATGAAAGAAAAAACAGCTCCAAACAAAATCGTTTTGGGTGCTGCAAGTGATAAACTTCCGTTTACATTGACTTCAAACATTGATACGATTTCTGATTCAGAAAGTGCTGTTCAATTGTTCTTTGAAGGCGAATTTAACGCTATGATGGCAATGATGGTTAAAGGCCCTATCAGTAAGTTTATCGAAACTTTAGCAAACAATATGAAAAAATTATAA
- a CDS encoding DEAD/DEAH box helicase, producing the protein MNKKHPSNDILSNLGIENLNEMQEMAHDAILNENNVLLLSPTGSGKTLAFLLPILELLQPEILSVQCLILVPSRELGLQIEQVWKKMGTQYKVNICYGGHSIDTEIKNLSNPPAVLIGTPGRIADHIDRDTFRTDKIQTLILDEFDKSLQLGFHEQMSFIIGRLAKVNKKVLVSATSDIEIPKYTRVVNPTILDFIPEEEEKANLSMKMVISPAKDKLPSLFNLICSLKSESAIIFCNHRDAAERISDTLNEKGIYSVYYHGGMDQEERERALIQFRNGSVTYLVTTDLAARGLDIPEMKHVIHYHLPLKEDEFTHRNGRTARMQATGTAYIIIHESEKQLDYIDYEMKVLDVEGKVSLPNPPQFQTIYISGGKKTKLNKFDIVGFFSQKGKLEKDDLGLIEVKDFVSFAAVKFNKVKDLLKNVRDEKMKGKKFKIEVARNVIKKVEEEKKGKY; encoded by the coding sequence ATGAACAAAAAACACCCTTCCAACGATATACTTTCGAATTTAGGAATTGAGAACCTAAACGAAATGCAGGAAATGGCGCACGATGCCATTTTGAACGAAAACAATGTTTTATTACTTTCTCCAACAGGGTCTGGAAAAACATTGGCGTTTTTGCTTCCAATTTTAGAATTATTACAGCCAGAAATTTTATCGGTTCAATGTTTAATTTTAGTTCCATCTCGTGAATTAGGGCTTCAAATTGAGCAAGTTTGGAAGAAAATGGGAACGCAATACAAAGTTAATATCTGCTACGGTGGACATTCAATTGACACTGAAATTAAAAACTTAAGCAATCCGCCGGCGGTTTTAATTGGAACGCCTGGAAGAATTGCCGATCATATTGACAGAGATACTTTTAGAACCGATAAAATTCAGACTTTAATTTTGGATGAGTTTGATAAATCGCTTCAACTAGGGTTTCACGAACAAATGTCTTTTATTATCGGAAGATTAGCTAAAGTAAACAAAAAGGTTTTGGTTTCGGCAACTTCAGATATCGAAATTCCGAAATATACACGCGTTGTAAATCCAACTATTTTAGATTTTATTCCAGAAGAAGAGGAAAAAGCAAATCTTTCTATGAAAATGGTGATTTCGCCAGCGAAAGATAAACTGCCAAGTTTGTTCAATTTGATTTGTTCGCTGAAATCAGAATCGGCTATTATTTTCTGTAATCACCGTGATGCGGCAGAACGAATTAGCGATACTTTAAACGAAAAAGGAATTTATTCGGTGTATTATCACGGCGGAATGGATCAGGAAGAACGTGAACGCGCTTTGATTCAGTTTAGAAATGGAAGTGTTACGTATTTAGTTACGACAGATTTGGCAGCCAGAGGTTTGGATATTCCAGAAATGAAACACGTTATTCATTATCATTTGCCTTTAAAAGAAGACGAGTTTACACATAGAAACGGTCGTACAGCGCGTATGCAGGCGACTGGAACGGCGTATATTATCATTCACGAAAGTGAAAAACAATTAGACTACATTGATTACGAAATGAAAGTTTTGGATGTCGAAGGAAAAGTTTCGCTTCCAAATCCGCCTCAATTTCAAACTATTTATATCAGTGGCGGAAAGAAAACTAAACTGAATAAATTTGATATTGTCGGTTTCTTTTCTCAAAAAGGAAAACTAGAAAAAGACGATTTGGGATTGATTGAAGTAAAAGATTTCGTTTCGTTTGCAGCAGTAAAATTCAATAAAGTTAAAGATTTGCTGAAAAATGTAAGAGATGAAAAGATGAAAGGCAAAAAGTTTAAAATTGAAGTTGCGCGTAACGTGATTAAAAAAGTAGAAGAGGAGAAGAAAGGGAAATATTGA
- a CDS encoding lactate utilization protein B/C, producing the protein MNFFKKIFGSSEAASDEEHESEYAGTSAQNSHLSLDEQFIFNFKKNGGKFLYCENTDEVSEQFENILEENDWFESEVLCYEPALFSLLEENKLFYIAPTKPKFLLASCENLIADEGSILFSSKQIRQNKPNELPANIVIIATTSQILPMKSDGLSAIKRKYERDYPTNITTIKYFEKAKEEDFTQYGSVAKNLYLLLLEDL; encoded by the coding sequence ATGAATTTTTTCAAAAAAATATTTGGCTCAAGTGAAGCCGCTTCTGACGAAGAGCACGAAAGCGAATATGCAGGCACATCTGCACAGAACAGTCATTTATCTTTAGACGAGCAATTTATTTTCAATTTTAAAAAAAATGGAGGTAAATTCTTGTACTGTGAAAACACAGATGAAGTTTCTGAACAGTTTGAAAACATCTTAGAAGAGAATGATTGGTTTGAAAGTGAAGTTTTATGTTATGAACCAGCACTTTTTAGCTTATTAGAAGAAAACAAATTGTTTTATATTGCTCCAACTAAACCAAAATTTTTATTAGCCAGCTGCGAAAATCTTATAGCTGATGAAGGCTCTATCTTGTTTTCTTCGAAACAGATTAGACAAAATAAACCTAACGAATTACCAGCAAACATTGTTATTATTGCTACAACAAGCCAAATTTTGCCAATGAAAAGCGACGGATTGAGCGCTATAAAACGTAAATACGAAAGGGACTATCCTACTAACATTACTACCATAAAATATTTCGAAAAAGCCAAAGAAGAAGATTTTACACAATACGGAAGTGTTGCTAAAAACCTTTATTTATTGCTTTTAGAAGATCTTTAA
- the pyrE gene encoding orotate phosphoribosyltransferase, protein MIFNKDTAEKTAELLLQINAIKLNPENPFTWASGWKSPIYCDNRLILSFPSIRNYVRDEFAKNIEKQFGKPDVIAGVATGAIGVGILVAESLGLPFVYVRPEPKKHGRQNQVEGFLQKGQNVVVVEDLISTGKSSLMAVEALRSEGANIKGMVMIFTYGFGVAEENFKEANLDLFTLSNYENLLDLAVQKQYITEDQQSTLLEWNESPSTWGQE, encoded by the coding sequence ATGATTTTTAATAAAGATACTGCCGAAAAAACAGCCGAATTGCTTTTGCAAATAAATGCAATTAAATTGAATCCCGAAAATCCTTTTACATGGGCTTCTGGTTGGAAATCGCCTATTTATTGTGATAATAGGTTAATTCTTTCATTTCCGAGCATCAGAAACTATGTTCGTGATGAATTTGCTAAAAATATCGAAAAACAATTTGGAAAACCTGATGTGATTGCTGGTGTTGCTACTGGAGCCATTGGAGTTGGAATTTTGGTTGCCGAAAGTTTAGGCCTTCCGTTCGTATATGTGCGTCCAGAGCCTAAAAAACACGGAAGACAAAACCAAGTGGAAGGTTTTTTGCAAAAAGGACAAAATGTTGTTGTGGTCGAAGATTTGATTAGTACTGGAAAAAGCAGTTTGATGGCTGTGGAAGCTTTAAGAAGCGAAGGTGCGAATATTAAAGGAATGGTCATGATTTTTACATACGGTTTTGGTGTTGCTGAAGAAAACTTTAAAGAAGCTAATTTGGATTTATTCACTTTGAGCAACTATGAAAACTTATTAGATTTAGCGGTTCAAAAACAATATATCACTGAAGACCAACAGTCTACTTTGTTAGAATGGAACGAAAGTCCTTCTACTTGGGGACAGGAATAG
- the coaD gene encoding pantetheine-phosphate adenylyltransferase: protein MRKAIFPGSFDPITLGHEDIIKRGLPLFDEIVIAIGVNAEKKYMFSLEERKRFIEETFKNEPKISVITYEGLTIDLAKKLKANFILRGLRNPADFEFEKAIAHTNRKLSKIETVFLLTAASTSFISSSIVRDVLRHGGEYEMLVPNAVRVKK, encoded by the coding sequence ATGCGAAAAGCAATATTCCCAGGATCATTTGACCCAATTACACTTGGACACGAAGATATTATCAAAAGAGGACTTCCTTTATTTGATGAAATTGTAATTGCAATTGGTGTTAATGCCGAAAAAAAATACATGTTTTCTTTAGAAGAACGAAAACGTTTTATTGAAGAAACATTTAAAAACGAACCAAAGATTTCGGTTATCACCTATGAAGGCTTAACAATAGATTTAGCAAAAAAATTAAAAGCTAATTTTATTCTTAGAGGACTTCGTAATCCAGCGGATTTCGAATTTGAAAAAGCAATTGCTCACACCAATAGAAAACTTTCGAAAATAGAAACTGTTTTCTTATTGACTGCTGCAAGTACATCTTTCATCAGTTCAAGCATTGTGCGCGATGTATTGCGTCATGGTGGCGAATATGAAATGCTGGTTCCGAATGCGGTTCGAGTGAAGAAATAA
- a CDS encoding NUDIX hydrolase, with protein MYKVFVNDKPLFLTNEISKETDFQLFLLESIDIEQLIIKIFQNKIQKAILYHPDESEMMKTLKAKIPVNKAGGGFVYNKKGEVLFIFRNGKWDLPKGGIEKGEDIEATAMREVEEETGVNQLRITNKLQKTYHIFKRNGKYKLKITHWFEMHSDFEGTPHGQIEEGIEKVAWLNPEQIKEALKNSYENIKLLFEEEEVSTEKIEPPVAYRSGPSSNN; from the coding sequence ATGTATAAAGTTTTTGTAAACGACAAACCACTTTTTTTGACAAATGAAATCTCAAAGGAAACAGATTTCCAATTGTTCTTGTTGGAGAGTATTGATATAGAACAGCTTATCATAAAAATTTTTCAAAATAAAATTCAAAAAGCGATTCTTTATCATCCAGACGAAAGTGAAATGATGAAAACCCTAAAAGCCAAAATTCCCGTAAATAAAGCGGGCGGAGGCTTTGTGTACAATAAAAAAGGTGAGGTTTTATTCATCTTTAGAAACGGAAAATGGGACTTACCAAAAGGTGGAATCGAGAAGGGAGAAGACATTGAAGCTACCGCAATGCGAGAAGTCGAGGAAGAAACGGGTGTAAACCAGTTAAGAATTACCAATAAACTGCAAAAAACGTATCATATTTTCAAACGCAACGGAAAATACAAGCTTAAAATCACGCATTGGTTCGAAATGCATTCTGATTTTGAAGGAACACCGCACGGACAAATTGAAGAAGGAATCGAAAAAGTAGCTTGGTTAAATCCAGAACAAATCAAAGAAGCGCTTAAAAACTCATACGAAAACATAAAATTATTGTTTGAAGAAGAAGAAGTTTCAACAGAAAAAATAGAACCGCCTGTCGCTTATCGATCAGGTCCAAGTTCTAATAATTAA
- the rsfS gene encoding ribosome silencing factor, protein MAKKTINNDVLLANIIKGIEEVKGNDIDILDLREIDTAVCDYFVICNGSSNTQVNAIVNSIQKTVSKDLKDKPWHVEGTDNGEWVLMDYVHIVVHVFQKHIREYYNIESLWGDAKITTIENKY, encoded by the coding sequence ATGGCGAAAAAGACGATTAATAATGATGTTCTACTGGCGAACATAATCAAAGGGATTGAAGAAGTAAAAGGAAATGATATCGATATTCTTGACTTAAGAGAAATAGATACAGCTGTATGCGATTATTTTGTAATCTGCAACGGTAGCTCAAACACCCAAGTTAACGCCATCGTAAACTCAATTCAAAAAACAGTATCAAAAGACTTAAAAGATAAGCCTTGGCACGTAGAAGGAACCGATAATGGAGAGTGGGTTTTAATGGATTATGTACACATTGTGGTTCATGTATTCCAAAAACACATTCGCGAATATTACAACATCGAAAGCCTTTGGGGCGATGCCAAAATAACTACAATCGAGAACAAATACTAA
- a CDS encoding phosphatidate cytidylyltransferase, whose protein sequence is MNETLKRTISGAVYIALLLASILFSTESFITLFGVFLIITIYEFSNIVNLNKVFSILFGILVYSTTILVSHYNKQTSKFLNETFNSNISLETNIKQLDLVLLAITIVVSIKCIIFLFYDSVQKISTSSKYLYLLGYITLPFIFIVKISFGTNDYNPKIIIGLFVLIWTNDTFAYLVGKSMGKHKLFERVSPKKTIEGFLGGVVFAAFAGFLISKLYIQPNPEFSSKSILIWTIIALIVSVFGTIGDLIESKFKRIAGIKDSGSIMPGHGGILDRLDSVIFVAPIIFLFYQILYYVS, encoded by the coding sequence ATGAACGAAACACTGAAGAGAACCATTTCTGGTGCTGTTTATATCGCTTTATTATTAGCTTCCATATTGTTTTCTACAGAAAGCTTCATCACTCTTTTTGGCGTTTTCTTAATTATTACGATATACGAATTTTCTAATATCGTAAACTTAAACAAAGTGTTTTCTATTCTTTTTGGAATTTTAGTTTATTCTACAACTATTCTCGTAAGTCATTATAACAAACAAACGAGCAAATTTCTAAATGAAACATTTAACTCCAATATTAGCTTAGAAACCAATATCAAACAATTGGATTTAGTGCTTCTTGCTATTACAATCGTGGTTTCAATAAAATGCATCATATTTCTGTTTTATGATTCTGTTCAGAAAATAAGTACGTCTTCAAAATACCTGTATTTATTAGGATATATTACGCTTCCATTTATTTTCATCGTTAAAATTTCTTTTGGAACAAATGATTATAATCCAAAGATTATTATTGGATTATTTGTGTTGATTTGGACGAATGATACTTTCGCTTATTTAGTTGGAAAATCCATGGGAAAACACAAACTGTTTGAACGCGTTTCTCCTAAAAAAACTATTGAAGGATTTCTTGGTGGTGTTGTTTTTGCAGCTTTTGCAGGTTTTTTAATTTCTAAATTATACATTCAGCCAAATCCTGAATTTAGTAGTAAATCAATTTTAATATGGACTATAATCGCTTTAATTGTTAGCGTTTTTGGAACTATTGGAGATTTAATAGAATCTAAATTTAAACGAATTGCCGGTATAAAAGACAGCGGTTCGATTATGCCAGGACACGGAGGTATTCTAGATCGATTAGATAGTGTTATATTTGTAGCACCAATTATATTTTTATTTTATCAAATTTTATATTATGTTTCATAA
- a CDS encoding PhnA domain-containing protein, translating to MSIERELSKRSGSKCELCGAEENLKVYQVLPTKKGGIDEAILACNTCIDQIENPDNVDLNHWRCLNDSMWNENIPVQVVAWRMLSRLRSAGWPQELLDMMYLDEDTLEWAKATGEGEEDENKLVHRDSNGVVLQHGDSVVLIKDLKVKGSSMVAKQGTAVRNIRLDHENAEYIEGKVDGQQIVIITQYVKKI from the coding sequence ATGAGCATCGAAAGAGAATTAAGCAAACGAAGCGGATCTAAATGTGAACTTTGTGGAGCTGAAGAAAATTTAAAAGTTTATCAAGTTCTTCCAACCAAAAAAGGCGGAATTGATGAAGCTATATTAGCCTGTAACACTTGTATTGACCAAATCGAAAATCCAGACAACGTCGATTTAAATCACTGGAGATGCCTTAACGACAGTATGTGGAATGAAAATATTCCTGTACAAGTTGTAGCGTGGAGAATGTTAAGCCGTTTACGTTCAGCTGGCTGGCCACAAGAATTACTAGACATGATGTATTTGGATGAAGATACGCTAGAATGGGCAAAAGCAACTGGAGAAGGCGAAGAAGACGAAAATAAATTAGTTCACCGTGACAGTAACGGCGTAGTACTACAACACGGAGATTCTGTAGTTTTAATTAAAGATCTTAAAGTAAAAGGTTCTAGCATGGTTGCTAAACAAGGAACTGCAGTTAGAAACATTCGTCTAGATCACGAAAATGCCGAATATATAGAAGGAAAAGTTGATGGACAACAGATTGTGATTATTACGCAATATGTTAAGAAGATATAA